In Halictus rubicundus isolate RS-2024b chromosome 1, iyHalRubi1_principal, whole genome shotgun sequence, the sequence GCCTCCGGGACCATTCGTGGGTACCATTTATTGTTCGACCAGTTGTTACGATCGATCTCGTGAGGGATTTAAGTAAAATAAAGGTCGACCAAATGTTCgagaaaattctttttataaaagtAGATGCTAAATAATTAATCTTTCATGATACCTCAAATGTGTTAAACGACGAATGCAATACCAAATATAATTTTTGCATTTTGTTTACCCGGTTTCTCTTGGAAGATGAAAGATCGTTGTTATGGAATAAACAAAGTTGAATTATATCcatgtttctaattttttattggTGTTAAAATAATCTTCTATGTGCTTTCTATACGTTTATAGGAAATATTAAAGATTTACGAGCTATAAAAATCTTCGTCATACTACTAATGACTGTGTACCATGTTGACTCATCGCACTAGCAATATTTGCTTGTGCATTACTCACTTTTAGTTAACGCACTTCTCGTCATAATTCTCTGTATAATAAACTTGCAATCAATGATCTCAGCATGGTCATGGTATGATCTCGAGTCGTTCACCTCCATTCAAACAAATCTCTGGAAGATAAAATGCAATATATCATAAATTAACAGAATCTTTAATGAACTTAGTTTCCATCGTTCGTGGGCAGAACGATTGAAAAAATTGAGATTTGCTACAGCATGATTTAAAAATGGTTCTATTGCATTTTGCactatattaattaatttaggACAGAATTCTGTCATCTACAAGTgttttttttaacgaatttaACTTATCGTTACAATTTTCAAggtattaacaaataatatttaaatctaGTTCTGATctgaatgaaataaataaatacacacAACTACAgggaattattattataaatgaaatttatagaTAAAATTCCCTCTACCATTAGTAGAGCAGATAAAAAGCATTTTTCCAGTGTTATTTTACTAGGGTGACGaaccccattactgtgggggcaccaattaccgtgcctacattaattatacttatttttaaaatataatgaatatttaaaaaaatatataacgtATATTaagtgattttaatgaaaatccgAATATTCCGAATTTAAATTGCGCGCGCCTCTTCAAAAAAGAGTAACTAAAGAAAATGTACCATAATTTCCCGCCATACTTATCAACTCTCCTGCATTGAAAATAACAAACATAACACAACGCTGAACACAACATACGTAATTACCTGGAAACAACGTGGTATCGTAACAGGATACAACATACTCTATTTCATCATGATTTAATTTCGCATATTCCTATGCGAAAGAAAAACAACCTATTCATGGGAACACGATCTGCCAGCGGCCAGTTAAATAAACCCGAACGTAAACGTAAACACGAAGAAAAGTCTCGGCTCGTAACCGCAGTCGTGATTCACTCTCACTTTTCTCGTCCTCCGTCTCGCTATTCTTCGTCTTTCATAACAAAcaagataaaaaagaaaagaaaagaacgaTAAGATCGAACACCAATCGTCACCAAACAATCGTTGACAGTGTCTCTGCCAAACGAATCTAAATAGTAAATTATTCCCAAGGATTAATCGATGCGTCGAAAGATCAACTCGTGATCGAATCGAACACTCGCCTCGATTCGACTAAACTCGGTCAAGCTCGGTTAACGCATCACACTACCGGCGActatttcgtaatttttgtaAGTCTATGGTCCACGGCGGTCATCTAAATAGCAACAATAGCAACTTCAATCTTAATATACAAGTCCAAAGTtctccatttttattctaaaaacTCGGAGCATTTCATACGCATTGCTATTGGTGCTATAGTCCATAAAACAAGTACAGCAAAAATTCAtcgaaaaattccgaaataaTTCAAGGGGATCGAAACAGTACTAATCCAATGCTAAACCTGCAAATCGCCTCAGGTAACGTGGTTCAACAATATTGTCTAGCATTATTatataaaagaagatttttaagctttcttttattgaaaattctattatAGGCTTCCTGATCGGAGCGTTCAAAATTCGAACAAGTTCCCGCCCATTGTACGGCGTGTAGAATGTAATGGAACAATGACATTCGGTCCGTTTTCTACGCACAAAGGCTCTCTATGGGAACTGTGCGGCCCTTAGGACCGGGGAAAGACAAGTCCACGGGTCTTTGAGGAGTAGGACGATATCTCGGGACAACAGTTTTACGGTTGTCGAAAATCGTGGGCAGAGAAGGAGACAAGGAGAAAAGAAACGGACTCACCTGTTGAAGGTCTGCTCGTACTGCTTGATCTCGCGGCGGGACAGCTCGTGGAACTCTGTGTAAACGTTCACGAATTTGTACTGCTTCTTCACTTCTTTTCCTTCCTCGAGCTCGTCGTTGATCCTTTGCCGCCTGCTGAGCAGATTGCTGAGCTCCGCGTCCGCTGGCATCTTTCTTATCACCTCGACGAACtcgtttctattttctttttacagatATTCGGTTAACCTCGACGGGGTTGCCTCGCCGGACCGGACCGCGTGTGTTCCCGAGTGAACGGAGCAGAATCGACGTGATTTTCCCGAGAGAAATCGAAAGGACTCTCGGAAATGGATTATGGTAACTGTCAGATTGAAAAGCGACGAGGCGACGCGAATACGAACCGGCCGGCGCCGTGAGCCAGCATGGACTGACGGTACCTAGAGAAACCCCCACCACTATACCCACCTTTGCCGAGCAGTGCCGTAACAAACTGGCGCCTGAGAGGGCGATCTCGTCGATGCTCGAAAAATTTTTACTCGATCagcgatttttaagaattttttttttggtatcaGTAGTgtttcctgatttctcaacatttttctcgagaaatgaggaataagactatatttcccgaaaattctcgagaatttttaataaaatacaaaaatattggGGAACTTATAATATTCCCAAAACTGAACTAACGGTCTAACAGTTCTAAGTTCACTTGAACTTATAATGTTTGGAATATCGTTAGTAATATTTGTCGAAAGGGCAAAAAACTTTAATTCggtgtttattcctgttcaatatgtacataactttaaaaacaaggaaaaaattgacgctaaatataaccgataaatttatttatttgaaaccaaacttttataaagtgaaacattacgctcttgttttgaaatgacttcataatgcgtctaatgtagaatcagacaatctacatctttttttttgtaacaaaatctgtagccgtagaaaaatttctttcattttgcgtggatgttggctttgtcgtatacagaacatccaaaagttgctgaagattgggtatCCTTTTAGGTGTGCACAACCTCACATCGACATACATTCGCAACAATtgttataaattttcacattgcaaacatgcatacataggcattgatatgctgcctgtagatatgcttATACGTGCGCGATTGATTggtaatatgcaatttgagttaactgaaaatttatttccgaaaatatgttataaaataaatgagattcataagaattttcctagatttaaatttctcgagaaatactggaatttctcgagaaatgataAATAATCAAttctaaaatttctcgagaaagaattccCGAGAAGGAACATTAGTAATCAGGCTACAAGGTGTCGTAGAATTTATTGCTTTTGTTAACATCATTTTTAAGATGATAAATAagttttctctttttatttttccaattttgtaggtGACGAATATTGTTGGTGCAATGCTCTTTGAGAACAAttcaaaaatgaaaaacgaTGATTTTTAAGAACTTTGTTTTGACAATAGATCGCCGGAGCGAGTCAAATTTGAATCATTTACGATTTTGTTGctatatatatacaaaaacttaaatcatttttttaaacatatgctggtttttaatagaattatgaattgtatacaaatattaattccTCCCTCTCCCCACTTCTTAGTTTCAAAAAACCATATGTGCTAATAAAgtttctttaaaataaaattttatttttttttaaaacttCAATTTTGATGATTCAGTCAAATTGACTCATTTCAGGCAAAATACCCAACATCCGGCTTTGTCCGGCTTTGACCAACATGTGGTTTTAAAAAAGGGACTGCAAGATTTTTTTCTTCTATTAGTTTATTTACGAATGTTGTGTATCTGTTATCTTAAGTTAATAcacatttcttttttgtttttgttaatAGCATCTTTAAGATGATAAATaaagtttcttttttaatttcttcaatttcGGAGCATTTTTGTATGTCACACTTACTGTTAGTGTAACACTGTTTAGAAAAAATTAACTTTGAAAGAGATTCTAAAAATGTACAGGATGTATAAAATGATCAATAGAATCTCAGTAAATATATTCAGAAATGTgcatagaaaagaaaattgatgcGCATTTTAGCGAATCTAAAACGGATCTAAAAATGTCTGGCATGCTTGTTagcaattatttaaatgatgaTCGTTTAAAAAGCGACATTAatcaatttgtaacattttgacACTATCATGTTGAATTTTCAGGTGCGCCGGTTTTCCCTTTGCAACACTGTATTTATTCTTCGTGGGAATCGAAAGATATCGATCCGATGCGTCGATGGATTAACCTAAGAAGAATTTATTTGATAACCTCCTAGCGAGAGTCAACTCATTCTGAAAATCTCGGACTTGTCGGACACGATTCCTGAAGTCCCACCAGGAGCGTGTCTCGAAGAGGAGGTACCCTATTCCACTGATTATCAACGCAATGTACGCAACCGTTTCCGTATCTGCGTTAATCATGGTACTATAAACACAGCCTAATAGCGTTTCTCCGTATTACCTCGGAATATCCTTGGGCGTCATAACAACGTTTTCAGAATATGCGTATTTGTAGGCCGAATTCCAAACGCCCAATAACTGGTGCTAGTCGGCTGTCGATATTCGCAGTTGGAACAGTCTCGTGTGCCGCCGACATAATACTGAAGAGCAAAGGCGGCGGAGACGTTGACGCATTAACTGCCACGGTggcaacaaaaataaataatttaaaaaatacaattacaggCAACGGTATCCTTTGCAATTTTGTGAGTACAACAAGCTACCAATCTGTGTTACAATTTTCATTAACGCTTCGCCTATCAATAGCTCTTTTCCAATGATTGTTCTATACTTAAAAGAAGCTTAATTTTGTTTCAGATAAAGTTTTTCTTCGAAAGCCTCTATGGAAACTGCCAGCACTGCCTGAGTGCTCAATTGTTATTCTTCGGTTCTGAAAAGACTGTTAagcctttattttatcgccGGTAAAGCGTTAGGGGTGGCGCAACAAGATTATCACCTGGAGTTTCTGGTTTCTGAGCGATTctttgaaatttcattagaGCGACGCGTCGACGACAGGGAAAACAGTGGCAGCGAATGTGTTAACCACGAGCTCGCCGCAGCGGCAAAGAGGGTGGTTCCGTGAGTAATCTCTTCAGGTGAAACGGAAGCAGAAACTCGAGCCTCATCGGCGTCGGCGATGACGAGACCGATATTCTTTCATGTGCGAGGAAACACGAGCGCTCCAGCCCTCCGGCGAAATTTCTGATAGAACACCGGCGTTCGAGGGGTGTGCTCGCGAGCGCATCGATCGTCGCTACCGGAACCTAATTCATAAGAAGCGCCGGGAGCTGTTCGGCGAACCCGGAAGCGGGATCGAACGTTGCGAGAGAGCTAATATATAGGCTCGAGGATGTCTTCTTCTTCGGATGAGCCGCGAAAGAGGCGGATCAAGACCGGCAAAAAGTCGGTTCTCTGCAGCACCCCTTTAGAGGAAGCGTGCAAGCTGTCCAACGCCAGTCCATCAGCTTCCACGATCCGCACGAACTCCACGTCGAGCATAGTCATCAGACGGCGCCTGATACAGCGAGTGAAAGCCGAGAAAAAGCAGAAACCGGCGTTTGCTGAGAAAGAACGGAAACCGGCGAAAGCTAAGAaagagcagaagaagaagaagaagaagaagaagaagacgaaagaGGGAACTAATCGCAAGAAGCCTAAAAAGCCCGTAGACTCCGATGATTGGCTGACGGTGGAGGAACAGTCGGATGACGAGAAAGAAAACCTGAAGCAGCCCCCGAGGACTTTGACAAAGGGACCTGCACTGTTCCAGGATACCGCGTCCCCGGAACGGGTTCGTGAAGCTCAACACTTTCACGATTATCATTTTGATTCGCCTATTCGCCAGCGTCGCGGGGATGATGCGAGTCCAGTCCCGGTAGACTTAGGGGGCTATGAGAAATCCTTGCCTTCGGAGAACCTCTCGCATCTTCGGATCCGTTTTGACAGCAGCGACGAAGAGGAGGATGAGAAGTTATACTTCAGTAATTAGACTCTTTCTAACTTGGAGCTGACAAAGGCCCGAGTCTATGCCAGTCTAAGAATTAATTATGTATCAACTGTAACGTAACTTCTGGCTAATTTTAATCTAATTTCAGGAAGAAGTAGCCCAGTCAAGAGTTACCCAGGTGCAAGAGATCGCCGGAAAAGAAAACGTGAAATACGTATTAATAAATCTAAGCAGTGGTTGGCAAACCTCAAAGTTCCCACCGTAGCAGCTGATACACTCTGGGATGACTATGTTAGGGAACATCCTGAAGAAATGCGCGAGTATGTTGCTCCACCTGCTGAACGACAAGAGGAGTCACCGTCGAGCGAGGATTACTTGATTTCTCCCAGACGAAAGCAAAATAAGGGTGATAGAGGTATACAATGAagcaattaacacgttcgctaccaagccattatttaattttaaaagtgGGCACCTGCGTGCCTTATTGTTTGTAAAcgctgacgagtatactcgacaGAGTAAGCGCGCATGCTGCAAAAATGAAATAGagtgtaacaaatttttctagTTGTTTCTTtcataactagacagcggattttatgcatttatggcaacaaTTAGTAGGTgtgatttgaaacagtaaaaatattaaacatgtcaagaaaggaaataaatttctattttactccaaTTTGTTGTGAttcacataaaaaaattttattttgcataaagatccgctgtctattcaAAACTATGTATAGGATCTATTATGGAAACTGGCAGCGGgcgtattaataaattaatgtgattaaaatttctttgaaaGTGAAGGATTCGTTGTTAGTAGGCAAGGCTACTAAAAAAGACAATATCGAGAACTGGTGGAGCAAGGAGATATGGTTTGGCCAGGATGTGCCACGGGACAGGTTCAGGACACGTGGACACTTTGACGGAACCTCAAGGAAATGGTTACGAAAAGTCATAAAGCCGGACCTGTACAGGTTCCCTGAACCCAAAGATGCCGAATTCGAGGTAAGCAAAACAGGAGCTCCAAGAATAAGGCTGAACGAATATCTTAAGAAATGTAAGGCTCGGAAAGATTTGGATTCGCAAGCGGCTGGTCCGTCATGCTCGAGAAACGAGCAAACTCCGAATGAGACTGTTAAAAATACGAAAATTGAACAgaagaaaaaattgcagagaagaAAACCAGTGGAGGATGATTCGTCATCAGACACTGAAACTGCTAATTCGGCAGTGGCGGGTTCACTGGCTACAGAATGGCAAAGATTCAGTAATCTTCGTTCGTATGCGACGCGATTAAAAGCGAATGAACGGGAAATGTTGTCCAAGAGCGTCACCAAAAGTTTAAATGAAAAATCTCTGGTTCCTGCGAAAAGAATAAAGCAGGAAAGAGCGAGCGAGTCGAGCACAAACGATTCAAAAAGGGCAAAGATAGCGGACGAAAATAATGCACCTGTCATAAAGTCTGTGCAAAAATTAGTCGAGAAAAGATACGTAAAAGAAAAAGGCCATTGGCGAATTGTATGAAgtgtaaaatattttcgttgAACAATAAACATTCACAGATGACTTTAATTGGTGAATGAAATTCACGCTTTTCGCCACAGTTATGGCGAAATGGTATGCTTTTTTACGATCTTTTCGTATCGTCTCTATACAATATACTGTTTTTCTTATACACTATTTTGATTGTATATTATCGTTGTTTTGGCCAAGAGAAAATGATTGTTTCAATAAACGTTTATTTGTTAGATGAAAACTCATTATTTTCGAATTATAGATCTTCCCTTATAGGAATCTTCTGCGATGTTATCAACAGTTTCGAATTGTAGTTGTCAGATAGATCAAAGATGTCGCGGGCACTGTGCAGCTGATGTTTAATTTCTGGTTATCTACATATGTATACTCGTTAATTAAATAGTAACCAAAACGAAACAAAGTGGACTCCAACACAAAACAGCATTGTTGATTATAGTCTCGTTCGATTTTCTATATTTGTCTACTTAGGTTTAAAATCGAAGATCGACGATCGTAGTGGTCGGTATGAGTTTTGTTTTCGACTTCGTAAggaatttgtttttaaagatgCTGCAGTTAGTTTGGTTCGGGAAGCGGAGGATATCTAATTCCTTGTGTATATACGTGAAAACGAACACTGGCAATACACTTGCCGTCGATCTGGATCCAAAATGGGACATAAAAAACGTGAAAGAGATAGTGGCCCCTCGAATGGGCACATCACCTGAagacataaaaattatttttgcggGAAAAGAGTTGCATAACTCGACGATAATAGAGGTAAGCATTTGCATTTCACTTGACAATATCGTTGACAATCTGTTTTTACGAGCCAAGTTTAGGTTAGGTATCATAACCTCACTTGGTTCtattttttgtccattttttaaatctttatcGACAGTCACGGTAACTGTGTGTTCTACTGCTTTCAATCATAAGCTATAGAATTGGAGTAGAGTGGACAACTATTAAGGCTGTCGTTCACTTAACAGCACCGCATATGTACTGGATCAACGACGACATATTAATTTCTATTGAAAGGAGGAAAAAGGAGGTCTTGTTCATGTGCGGTGCAGTTAAGTGAGCAACAGCCTTCACGATGGATGCTGTAGTTCAGGTATTTAGTGTTCTCAGTACTATGCTATTGTAGGAATGCGATTTAGGGCAACAAAGTATCCTGCACGCTATCAAAACTCCTCACCAAAGGCTCAACAGAAGCAAAGACACAAGCACCATTGAAGAGTCTTCGGAGTTATCTGATCTGAATGATAGTGGCGGCAAGCCGATGAACGAAACTCTTACCGATTTGCCTTTGGACGATTCAGATCTGCAAGAGAATTCATTGAAGGAAGGTAGAATAATCGTAGCTTTTTAAAGGGTAAACACATGTGGTTAATGTGTATGTCTATCAGCGTAAACTGCTATGAAGTTTCAGCAATTAATACTATATGATTGTTTGCAGACCATCGGGAGAATCGAGCTCATTTCTTTGTGTACTGTTCAGCACCCTGCAGAGCAGTTACAACAGGAAAATTGAGAGTCAGATGCGCAACTTGTAAGAGCGGGGCTGTTACAGTAGACAGAGATCCCCAATGCTGGCCAGACG encodes:
- the LOC143359515 gene encoding uncharacterized protein LOC143359515 isoform X2; protein product: MSSSSDEPRKRRIKTGKKSVLCSTPLEEACKLSNASPSASTIRTNSTSSIVIRRRLIQRVKAEKKQKPAFAEKERKPAKAKKEQKKKKKKKKKTKEGTNRKKPKKPVDSDDWLTVEEQSDDEKENLKQPPRTLTKGPALFQDTASPERVREAQHFHDYHFDSPIRQRRGDDASPVPVDLGGYEKSLPSENLSHLRIRFDSSDEEEDEKLYFRRSSPVKSYPGARDRRKRKREIRINKSKQWLANLKVPTVAADTLWDDYVREHPEEMREYVAPPAERQEESPSSEDYLISPRRKQNKGDRGKATKKDNIENWWSKEIWFGQDVPRDRFRTRGHFDGTSRKWLRKVIKPDLYRFPEPKDAEFEVSKTGAPRIRLNEYLKKCKARKDLDSQAAGPSCSRNEQTPNETVKNTKIEQKKKLQRRKPVEDDSSSDTETANSAVAGSLATEWQRFSNLRSYATRLKANEREMLSKSVTKSLNEKSLVPAKRIKQERASESSTNDSKRAKIADENNAPVIKSVQKLVEKRYVKEKGHWRIV
- the LOC143359515 gene encoding uncharacterized protein LOC143359515 isoform X1 gives rise to the protein MSSSSDEPRKRRIKTGKKSVLCSTPLEEACKLSNASPSASTIRTNSTSSIVIRRRLIQRVKAEKKQKPAFAEKERKPAKAKKEQKKKKKKKKKTKEGTNRKKPKKPVDSDDWLTVEEQSDDEKENLKQPPRTLTKGPALFQDTASPERVREAQHFHDYHFDSPIRQRRGDDASPVPVDLGGYEKSLPSENLSHLRIRFDSSDEEEDEKLYFRRSSPVKSYPGARDRRKRKREIRINKSKQWLANLKVPTVAADTLWDDYVREHPEEMREYVAPPAERQEESPSSEDYLISPRRKQNKGDRVGKATKKDNIENWWSKEIWFGQDVPRDRFRTRGHFDGTSRKWLRKVIKPDLYRFPEPKDAEFEVSKTGAPRIRLNEYLKKCKARKDLDSQAAGPSCSRNEQTPNETVKNTKIEQKKKLQRRKPVEDDSSSDTETANSAVAGSLATEWQRFSNLRSYATRLKANEREMLSKSVTKSLNEKSLVPAKRIKQERASESSTNDSKRAKIADENNAPVIKSVQKLVEKRYVKEKGHWRIV